In Camelus dromedarius isolate mCamDro1 chromosome 16, mCamDro1.pat, whole genome shotgun sequence, the genomic stretch GTGAAGGCAAGTGAACACTTCAGCAGGTGCAGGAAAAGCACCGGCCAGCCCAACGCCCCTTcatgagagaaacagaaaagccaaGAACGGAAGGAACTCCCTCAACCCCACAGAGGGCATCTACGGAAAACCCACAGCCGACACCACCGTCTGGGCGAAGGACTGAAAGCTCTCCCCCTAGGGCCAGGAATGGGCAAGGGTGTCCGCTGCCCCCACGTCCATTCAGCACCGCGCTGGAGGGTCTAGCCAGGACGGTCAGGCAAGAACACGCCATAAAGGGCACTCGGATtgggaaggagaaataaaactttctctATCTGCGAAAGACATGACCTTATACATAAAACTCCTGAagcacacacgcatgcacacacgcacgcacacacacacacacacacacaaattagagctaataaatgagcACAGCAAAGTTGCCGCATACATGATACAAAAaccagttgtatttctatataacAGCAGTGAattatccaaaaataaaattaataaaacaattccacttacaatagcatcaaaaaggataaaacagtAATAAACTTAACTAAAAGAAGTACAAGACTTGtacaatgaaaatgataaaacactGTTGGAAGAAACTAAAGAAGGCGTAACTAAGTGAAAAGACACCCCGTGCTCAGCGCCTGGAAGAGGTGATCCACTGAGACAGCAGTGCTCTCCAAACTGGTCCGTGCGGTCAATGTCAAAACCCCAAATGCATTTTTTGGGGGCGGAAATGGACAAGCCGGTTCTAAAACTCGTACAGAATTACAAGGACCCCCAGATAGCTTTACacaaaaattacttcaaaatgggtcaaagatcTAAACATAAGAGCTGAAGCTACAGAAGTCTTcgaagaaaacaaaggaggaaacgCATTTTTTGTGACGTTGCATTAGGCAACGGCTTCTTCACtacgacaccaaaagcacaagcaacaaatgaaaaacagattcaTCAAATGTTAAATCTTTCATTTATCAAAGGccatcatcaataaaatgaagacaaccCACAGAGCAGGAGGACGTATCTGTAAATCGCACACCTGGAAAGGGTCTGCTATCCAGGACACACAGGGATTTGTACggctcaacaataaaaagacaggtAACAGGTTTTAAAAGGGCACAGGATTTCAGTGGACGTTTCTCCCAGGAAGACACACAAACAGCCCACGTGCACACGAGAGGCGCACAGCATCGccagtcatcagggaaattcacGTCAAAACCTCACCCAGATACCGCCTCACCGGCACGCGCGCGTCCAGCAGACAGACGGTGGCAGGCGGAGGGTGTGCAGAAACAGGAGCCCTGCGTGCTGGTGGCGGGGCTGCAAAAAGGCACGGGTGCCATggaaaacaacaggaaaacacCACAGCTACTCCTCAAGAACGTAAACATAGCGGCACCACGGCCCCCAGAAATTTCACCCCTAAGAGAACTAAAAACCTAAGTTCACACAAACACTTGTGCATCGATGTTCGCAGCAGCACCGCTCGTAACAGCCCCCACGATCCAAACATCCGGCAGCGGGTGAACGGATGAACAGAGTGGCCTTATCCACACAAGAGTATTATCTGGCCACGCAGCAGTTCAGACGAACCCTGAAAACGCTGTGCTGAGAGAAGCCTGACGCAAAGGTCACATGCTGCGACTCCATTCCTATGAGGGACCCAGAATGTGCAAGttcacagagacaggaagccaGCTAGTGGTGGCCAGGGGCTCTGTGCCACAGCCACCCTGCACGGGGCTGCCGCTGCCCGGGGAGGAAGGGCGGCGTGACCCCATCAGACGCTCCAGCTTTGCCCCAGCGCTGTTGGTACAAAGCCGCCAGGCCCAGCCAGCTCTGCCTGGCTCCCATCCTGCACAcccacaccctcccaccccctggtcCTGATGAGctctgggcagggagagggctcCGAGGAGTTAGGAGGGCAGTGGTGGTGGAGCACCAGGCAGGGGATGAGCTTCCCGAAGCCACCAGAGCACAGCGTCCTGGGCACCAGGATGGGGCGCATATGGGGCGGCTGAGCGCCCTCGGACTCAGCAGGGGTGTGAATGAAGCAGCAGCTGCCTGGGGCCCCAGCCAAGTGCCTCTGTTTCCCACGTCCTTGGGCACCCCCCAGGACCATGGCTGTGTTCAGGTGGGGATGACCCCCAGGAGCCCCGCCCAGGCCTGCCTGTGCCCAGTGACCGTCAGGGATTTtagggaggcagccctgggggcctTCTCCGGCCCCGAGCTCCCTTCACGCCTCTGACCGGACCCTAGGCCATCCGTCCCTCTGACCGCTAATGTCTCATCGAGGAGCCCAGCTGCTGCTGGACACCCACCACGTTCCATGTACTGGGAACGGACTGCGCTGCTGCCGGCAGGGGCGCCACGCAGATGCTCACACTCAGTCCTCAACCTGACCGAGCGTCTGTTCCCCCACAAGAACACAGGCCCCTCTTGGAGCGCCATCAGATGCCATGTGCCACCTTCTCTGCTGGGAGACAGACCGTgagggagggggagctgggggcACTGTGGGCACAGTGAGCCGGAAGCTGCAGGTACCAAGGTGCGGGCTCCAAAGCCACAGGAACAGCACCCCGGAGCCTGGGCAGGGTGGGCAGACGGCCCGGGGCCtgctggggagggcggggcgaGCTGCGGCTCCCTGTGCCCCCCAGGCTGTGATGAGCAAGTGTTTTTCTCAGACCCAgaactgggaggagagaggaagctgaGGGGAGAAGAAAGGTGTGCCCGGGCAGACACCTGGGGAGGCAGCAAGAGCGGGACCGCAGATCAGTACCTGGGACAGTCCTTCCCGCTACAGGAGCCCCCCTGGAGGCACTTGTGAAATATGCTGGAACCTGCCGGGCCTTCGAGTGCAGCCAGAAGCACTTGGGTGGCATCCAAAGGCCCTCTGGACCTCACCGCCCCCGACCGAGGCTGACCCACCTCCTACTGCAGTGTCCGACTAAGGGCTGCTGAGCAgggagccccgccccgcccgacACCAGGCTTCAGGAGCGCAGGTGAAGCAGGAGGGGAAGGCGGGCAGCACCCTGCTGGCCCGAAACCCCAGGCTGCCTTGCTCACTTGTCCCCTTTGCTTCTTTCAGGAGCCGAGGCCCCAGAGGAGAGCTCCCTTCTCATCGTGAGTGAATGGAGAGGCACCGGAGGGCCGTGGGGGGAGTGCCGAGACCCGGGGCCTCCCTGGGCTTCCGGTCCAGGCTGCAGAACCACGACAACCAGCTCCTTCCCGACAGGCAGGGTAAGTGGCAAGACAGACCTCCGCTGGCTTCCTCATCCCCTCAGCAAAGATTCCAGGGCCCTCAGGGGGCCTGGGGGGCGAGCCGGCAGGTGGAGGACCGGGGGCTGCTTGGGAGGCACACAGGGACCTCCACTGGGACTTCAGCTAACACTGAGAGGAGTGGCCAGGCGGGGGGCCAAGTCAGGGACAGGGCTGAGCTGCTTTCCCAAGTGGAGATGAACTTGGAGGCTGGGTGAAGAGGCTGGCGGGGATAGCGAGCCGGGCTGGCAGGAACAGGGGAGAGCTCTCGGCACCTGCACACAGTGGGGCTGTGGCCTCAGTGGGCGTCCTGCCCTCACAGCCTCAGGCCAGGGCAGCACAGCCCGACACCCATCCCCTCGGGTACTGGCGCTGGCACTCTGTCCGGCACCCCATCCCTGCAGCCAAGACTGCCTGCGCGTCCCCCGACCCTTGGGCCCTTTCCAGGCTCTTCTCCCCTTTGTCCAGGACCCGTGGGTGCCAGCAGCCACCCCAGGCTGGACCCTCCCTGGCCGGGGTGGAAGTGGCTCCAAGTGGCTGGCCGGcggggagaggagggctgggtTACAAATGAACACCAAGCAAGTGGCATGTGTACTCGGAGGAGCAGATGGGCCAGGAGCCCTGGCCGTGCGCACAGTCCGGCAGCTGTAAGCCCACCTGGGCGCTTTCAGAATGAAACCAAAGCAAACACCAGAAAACTCGCCGTGAACGCCAAGCCCCTTCCTGCGCTCCTGGGAAGCTAATCTCAGGTGCTCTCTCTGGGCCTGGCGCTCTGCCGCGTGAGCTCCAGCCTCCGCTGAGCTTGCTCCAGGCCACCAGGCCTCGTGACCACGGAATGAGGAGGCAGCCCCCTGGCCGTCTGAGCAGGGCGGTGCCTGCTGTGTCCCCAcgtcctggggccaggctgcccgCCTCTGGAGGGCCGCTCCCCAAGTCCCTACAGATGAACTGGAGCGGTGCCGTGGGCAGCCCGAGAGTCTTCCAGGCGACCAGCTTGGGCCACCctcagccctggccctgggcGTCTGGGCCTGGGGCTCTCCGGTGTGTCCTGGGGCCTTGGCTGTGGGCTTCAGGGGGCCTGTCCTTACCTGCCAGCTCTTCTGAGACTCCCTCGGGGCCTGCCCTTGGCCTTGGTGCCTTCCTGCTCCTGGTAATGACATTGAGAAAGGGCAGCATCAAATGCCAGAGCCCCCTCGCTCCCCAGGTAGGCCCTGAAGACCGTGCCACCTGGATGCTTGGGGCCCTGTGGGCCCAGGCCAGAGGATGGGGTGGATCCCAACAGCCGGCTCCCAACCCCTGGAGAGCTTGGGGGTCCCAGCTACAACTTCCCCAAGTTCTCAAAGCAGCTCAGCCGGGCCCAGGACAGCACAGCTTGAAGGGAGCATAAAGGAAACACCGTGCTTGCAACGACTCCTGGTGGGACAGGACACCCCAGCTGCCTCAGTGTCCTCGTCTGCAAAGTGACCTCAGTGCCTGCCTCTGGTAAGTACTGTAAGGATGGGGTAACCAGCCACCTCTGGCTGTCACTACACAACACGGCAGGATGAGACACTGTGTAGCcacacagctgaggaaacaggctcagagagctgGTGGTGCCGAGCCAGGCCCACCCGACTCGCTCGCCCTGTGTGCGAGCCCACACCCCAGTGCCTCACGGATAAATGGATCAAGACAGGTGGGGAGCCACCCTGGTGGGAGGCGGGCCTTGGGCTTTGGGGGTTTCTAGAGACTTCTCACTGAACATGGAGTCACACCAGCCCCCCACGTTCTGCTGGCTCCTCTTCTGTCCCTTCAGGAACTCTGCCTCCCCTGCCTGGCCCTACACATCTGGCCTGAGCCTCAGCGCACAGCAGGGAGAGGCTCAGCCACCAGAAACAGCCCCCTGTGGGCATGATCCGGACACCTGGGCACTCACCTCTCCCGCCCCGGGGCAGGGGTGCCACCGATGCCCAGGGTCCTGTGGATGTAGCCTCGGGAGCGGATGTCAGCCTGAGGAGGGGGATGGCTCGAGTGAGAGGTGGCAGCTGGGGTCCCGAGCTGGCCTCTGGACGAGCCCCAGCCCGGCAGCCTGGACCCCCCATGGAAGCCCTGCCTTCGGGACCAGGCGCAGCAGCCCTGTGGTGTGTGGGTGACACAGTGCCAGGCCCTCTCGTCAAGATGCTCCATGGCATGTTCCCAAAGAGCCTGAGGGAACGTACTGGGTGCCCCCTCTGTTTCTGCTGGCTTCCACTGGGCTCAGTTTGTGCTTCCCTGTAGGTTTTGTCTGAGCCCAAGGTTTCTCTGCTAAAACCCTTTTTTCTGAACACTGCCCTCAGCCCAGCTTGTCTGTCCTCACTTTTGGCTCATCTGTCTCCTGGCTGGTGTCAGCTGTGACCCCTGTCCCTGGGGAAGTGTCTGGAAAGTTCTGCGGAGTCTCCAGAATGAAAGGAGGCttgcaagccacagactgggatcGGGGGAGACCCTGGGCAGAGGGGATCAGGCCTGAGTGGGACCCTCCAGGACCTTGCCACCTGGATACTCCCACAGGCTGACCCCCaccgggggggggggtctgtcctCAGGAAGCCCCTGATCCCAGCTCAGATGGGCTTAGCCCTGCTTCGCCCCGCATGACAGGACACAGCAGCTAATCCCCCAACTGCTTCTGCTTCAGAGTGAAGGGGCACGCGGGCAGGGCGGGCAGCAGGGTGCCCAGGGGAAAGGCCCCGCAGAGGCGAGGCGTACCTCCCGCCCTCCCCAGCAGCAGCCCGGCCTGGCCTGACACACGGGCAACAGGCCTGGGACCAAGGGAGCAGGCACTGAGCCCTCTCTTACCCTCTCCTCAGAGCTTCCAGAAGTAGTCAGGAGGAAAAAGTGTAAACAGGCAAGCAGGCCGAGCAAGAAGACGGACAAAGAGAGCGCCAGTGCTGCTGGAcagggctccctcccctcctcctgggcgCAGATGGCTGGCTCTGTACTAGGGCAGACACACGGTCCTTGCCCACGTTAGGGGCTCATGGGGCTTTAGAGGGCATCCTCTACCTGCAAGGACATGGCCACCACACACTCTGGGGCaaagtgaggcacagaggggaCAGAGCCCTGCCCACTGTTCCAGCTCAGCAGAGTCCCTGGCTCTGAAGACCTGGGGAGAGTTTTTGGGTCTCCCAGCCCAATCTGTGTGAGGTTGCACAGGTGGGTGGGAATAGGGGAGGGAAGGCCCCCTGGGGCCAGGACTCACACCCAAGGCTTGAGAACCCTCGCACCTACGAACCCTGTACACAGGTTGGTGGACACTCAGCCAGTCCACTCTGAATGCCACCCCAGAGGCCGTGTCTCTGCACCGCCCTGAGAGGGGCTGGCAGCAGGGGCTAAGAACTGCAGCCTTGTGCGGGCTGCTACTGCCACCTGGAGGCCAGCCTGCACACCAGCAGCTGGGAGGCCCTAGGCCCAGAGGTGGGCAGCAGGTGCTGCgggaggcagagccagggccctCAAGCTTCCAGCGTCACCAGCTGGTGCTGAGCTGAGAGGACAGGGCAGGCCCGTGGCCTCTCCGGCAGGCTGCCTCGTGCTGAAGCAGCACAGGCCTCAGGCAGATGGGTAGCAGTAGGCCGTGCACAGAGCCACAGCTGTGATGGCAAATCCGAGTGTCCCCTCGGGACTCACATCCAGAGCCCAGTGGTGCACCTAAGGTTCTGTCACAGCCGTGACACTCACAGGCTTCCACCCGCCCGTCCCTGCCCAGGCTCCAGCCACATCTTCCTTCAGGTTTCTGGGCAGCAGGCTCTTtctggccccagggcctttgcaaaTGCCAGCCCTCCGGCCTGGActgcccttcccccttctcttccAGCAGGTCTCTTCCTGAGGACAGCTCCTCACGGACGCTCACTCCATGGGCTTCCTGCCGTGCACCCGCTGTGACTGTTGCCTCCTTGTCACTGAGGCGAGCCCAAGGGCACCTTGCACGTGGTTCTATCTCCCATGCCTGAGTCAGCTTTTTCTCAGCTGGGCCGACTCATTCACTAGAGTTCTGATCTCCGGGTCCCAAGCTAGGTGCTGGGTGCCTGGCGTGGCCACACCTCAGAGTCTCCTGACTGGCACCCTTGGCACAGgtcttccccagccctgcccagcagccTTGCAGGGGCCTCCCTAGCTGAGGGCggccgctccctccctgccagCTAGGCAGTTTGGCCCTCAGGGGCTGGCAGGCTGCTCTGCCGTTTGAGCTGATGTCAGCTGATCCTCCTGAGGACCCAGGGTGCAGGAGGCTGAGAGGCTGAGTGCAGCGGCCCAGCAGGCCACAGGgcctgggcagggtggggctgcAGGATGAGCCACTGGGAGCTCTGCACCCTTCAGGCCCTGCTCCTCCCACCACGCCCGGCGTGGCCCAGACTCTTCCACAGGTGGTTACAGGCCTCTCCTTGCCTGGGGGCACTGGCAAGGGCAGGTGCTGTGAGTCAGCCACCCACCTGGCGCACGGGCTCCGGGATCCGAAACCTGCAGCAGCCATGGGTCAGGCGCACGGctgcctccaggctcatcttgtggCCCACAGAGACGTAGAGGGGCTTGGTGCTGTGGTCGTGGCTCCTCAGGGCCTGGGACAGGAGAGCAGGGTCAGGGCGCTGGGGCAAGCTCTGTGGGCTGAAGGATGGACAACTCGTCCTGGGTGGTAGGAGGGAGCTTGGGGCGCCGCCAGCACCCTCGGGCACCTTCCTGCTGCTTGtcttggggatggggaggggtgagCGAGGGCTTGGAGGTCCCCTCAGTacagtgagggaggggaggaaagagatgcAGGCACAGCCCGGGTCAGCCCGAGCGGTGGGAAGACGGGGAGGCAGACGGGGTCTGGCGTGCATGCGTACACAGATACTGGCTCTCGGATGAGAGGTCTGCCTTGGTGGGGCACAGGTCCCTGGCCACTCACCATGCCCAGGACGGTCCCAGAGCCTCCCATCAGTGGAAACGAgtctcctccagccctcaggAGTCGTATctggagaacagagaaaagacTTGGAGAAACACGTTTCTTGGTGACGGGCTGAGGCAGGCCAGAGACGGAAGGGCCCATCTGTGAGTGGACCCTGCATCCAGGGCGCTGCCCAGCCTGACGAGGTGCTCCCCCCTCATCCCACAGCGGAGAAGGGGCAGCAGCCCGCCCAGGCCCCCGAGTTGGGGGTGGAGGCACCCGGCTGGCGCACACACAGGGCCACACCCGCCTGAAGCCACTTACTTCCCGCCGCTTTCTCTCCTGCTAGAAATGTGAGCACTTGATTCAACCCAACaagctgctggggctggggctgggcgtGGGTACTGGCCCCCTGAGCGGGCCAGAGGCCCTGCCAGCTCAACAAGCAAAGCAGGCACGGGGACCGGGAGGACAAGAGGACACAGCTGAGCCCTGTTCTCAGCCGGCTGTCTGGGCAGGAGAGCCACACGTGTCACTGGCTCCCTCCGAGGTGGGGCccagtggggcccagagggagatGTCCCGAGGCAGGTGGCGTGTGGAAAAGTACTCAGCCCTGCACAGGCCCCAGATGCCACATGGAGCGCCATGGCAGAGGCAAGCTCGCacccaggaggctgggagaggagctCGAGTCTCCCGCAATGGCCCACCACCCACGGGGGACCCGGAGTGTGCAGAGAAAGCGGGTCTTCCTCACTCGGGCCCGCAATCCAGGACAGGTGGGGGAGGGCGCCCTGGGCAGGGTTGGCCCACAGCGGGCAGCCTTCGTGCAACGCTCCCACAGGCCCCTCACCTTCTCCTTGTGCAGAGTGCTGTTCTCCAGCCCGTCCACCTGCAGCAGTTTCTTGGCCACCCCGATGCAGGGCAGGTCTGTGAGGACGCCAAGGTGGCAGGCCACCCCGAAGcctgtgggggcagaggagggtgaGGCTGGGGTGGTGGGATGTGAGCCCAGCAGTCAAGAGACGCAGGGACTGGGGCCACACCGCGGCTTTGCCAAGCTCCTCCACGTGAACAGAGGCCTATGGGGCGAGGGCCGGGGAGCAGGCCTCTGAGCCCCACCCGGCTTTCTGGGTGGTGGGCTGGGCACAGGACACCCCCTCCGTCCCCTCAAGATTAGGAGCCCAATTAGCGTGCTCACTCACTTCACCTGCTTCTCCTTTCACGTTCTGgcaccttccctcctccccctctcctttgTGGCCACCATCAGACCTCTGCGTCTCTACCCCCCAACTCCCCCAGGGCCACGGGGCCCCTGCCAGGAGGCCAGGATTGCAGCGCCTGGGgtccaggcccagggctggcctGCTGGCCCTGTGCTAGCATCCAGGGTTGCTCTGGGCCCACAGGCTTCCAGGGCAGGAGCTGGAAAGCCCAATGACACCCCTTCCCGCCCCCTCTGCTTCCCACCCCCCAGCTTTGCATCTGAGGGTAAAACAGCCCCTCCCCCTTAGCCGTCCTGCCCTGGGCCGGTTTCCCCACGTCCGTGGGGGACGGTCACACCTTTCTGCTCCTGCCTGGTTTCAGGCAAGGGCCTGTCAGGACGCAGGGCGGGCTGCCAGCGGGACAGGCTGGCTCAGCTCAGGGCTGACTTCTGGTAGCATCAGGTCCCAACCGGGCGGTGGTCCCTGAGCTGGGCCAGTGCAGGCCAGTCGGGGATGGGGGGGCGGTCGGG encodes the following:
- the ENDOV gene encoding endonuclease V isoform X1, which encodes MAAKVATRPPAETLSLWKREQARLKAFVVDRDTEAWQRDPAFSGLQRVGGVDVSFVKGDSVGACASLVVLSYPELEVVYEDCRMVSLTAPYVSGFLAFREVSFMVDAVRRLREKEPHLVPQAGPVRGRKWGAPPPRLRGGLPPWRPHRPALHRGGQETAAGGRAGEQHSAQGEDTTPEGWRRLVSTDGRLWDRPGHGPEEPRPQHQAPLRLCGPQDEPGGSRAPDPWLLQVSDPGARAPGAGRHQGQGQAPRESQKSWQVRTGPLKPTAKAPGHTGEPQAQTPRARAEGGPSWSPGRLSGCPRHRSSSSVGTWGAALQRRAAWPQDVGTQQAPPCSDGQGAASSFRGHEAWWPGASSAEAGAHAAERQAQREHLRLASQERRKGLGVHGEFSGVCFGFILKAPRWAYSCRTVRTARAPGPSAPPSTHATCLVFICNPALLSPPASHLEPLPPRPGRVQPGVAAGTHGSWTKGRRAWKGPKGRGTRRQSWLQGWGAGQSASASTRGDGCRAVLPWPEAVRAGRPLRPQPHCVQVPRALPCSCQPGSLSPPASSPSLQVHLHLGKQLSPVPDLAPRLATPLSVS
- the ENDOV gene encoding endonuclease V isoform X3, with amino-acid sequence MAAKVATRPPAETLSLWKREQARLKAFVVDRDTEAWQRDPAFSGLQRVGGVDVSFVKGDSVGACASLVVLSYPELEVLFVDGNGVLHHRGFGVACHLGVLTDLPCIGVAKKLLQVDGLENSTLHKEKIRLLRAGGDSFPLMGGSGTVLGMALRSHDHSTKPLYVSVGHKMSLEAAVRLTHGCCRFRIPEPVRQADIRSRGYIHRTLGIGGTPAPGRERSRKAPRPRAGPEGVSEELAGKDRPPEAHSQGPRTHRRAPGPDAQGQG